The Metabacillus litoralis genome contains a region encoding:
- a CDS encoding manganese efflux pump MntP, translating into MNIESILGELVTLFIMALALGMDAFSVGLGMGLIKLRMRQIFYIGITIGIFHIWMPLVGMLIGRLLSDTFGTIATLLGGTLLILLGIQMIFASFKKDDEPLITPVGFGLIVFALSVSLDSFSVGLSLGIYGAKTFLTVMMFGVVSMVLTWIGLLVGKRVQNWLGAYSEALGGSILLAFGLKLLFPF; encoded by the coding sequence ATGAACATAGAATCAATTCTAGGAGAACTTGTTACTTTATTTATTATGGCACTAGCTCTAGGTATGGACGCATTTTCGGTCGGCCTTGGCATGGGCTTAATTAAGCTGCGAATGCGGCAGATTTTTTACATAGGAATCACAATTGGCATTTTTCATATATGGATGCCACTTGTCGGTATGTTAATTGGCCGTCTTCTAAGTGATACGTTTGGAACGATTGCCACTTTATTAGGCGGTACTCTACTGATCTTATTAGGCATTCAAATGATTTTTGCATCGTTTAAAAAAGATGATGAGCCACTCATTACACCAGTAGGCTTTGGTTTAATCGTTTTTGCCTTAAGTGTGAGCTTAGATAGCTTTTCAGTTGGTTTAAGCTTAGGAATTTACGGAGCAAAAACATTTCTAACAGTAATGATGTTCGGAGTCGTTAGCATGGTGTTAACGTGGATTGGTTTATTAGTTGGAAAACGTGTCCAAAATTGGTTAGGTGCCTACAGTGAAGCGCTAGGTGGAAGTATTCTGCTTGCGTTCGGTTTAAAGCTTTTGTTTCCTTTTTAA
- a CDS encoding L-threonylcarbamoyladenylate synthase translates to MNTNLWTVDDLTDLSTSYPQIAQAAKMLKENEVVAFPTETVYGLGANACSDEAVRKIFEAKGRPSDNPLIVHIASQEKLNDIVQDIPDYAKQLIKEFWPGPLTLVLNKKGEQLSDFVTAGLNTVGVRMPDHPIALALIKEADVPVAAPSANRSGKPSPTQATHVYHDLKGRISGIVDGGQTGVGVESTVVDCTAAIPTILRPGGVTKEQLEAVVGKVGVDQALLEEGHAPKSPGMKYTHYAPNAPVIVVDGSRSFLQTLINQYEKDGKKVGVLTTEEGKSELLAAKVIACGTRENLQTVAANLYDVLRKFDQEDVDLILSESFPQAGVGEAVMNRLLKAAGNQVIVEE, encoded by the coding sequence ATGAACACAAATCTTTGGACTGTGGATGACTTAACAGACTTATCCACTAGTTATCCACAAATTGCACAGGCAGCAAAAATGTTGAAAGAAAACGAGGTTGTTGCCTTTCCTACCGAGACTGTTTATGGACTTGGGGCAAATGCGTGCTCTGATGAAGCGGTCCGTAAAATATTTGAAGCAAAGGGACGTCCAAGTGATAACCCCCTGATCGTCCATATTGCTTCACAAGAAAAGCTAAACGATATTGTACAGGATATCCCTGACTATGCAAAGCAATTAATCAAAGAATTTTGGCCGGGACCGTTAACATTAGTTTTGAATAAAAAGGGAGAGCAGCTATCTGACTTCGTTACAGCGGGTCTTAATACTGTTGGGGTGAGAATGCCAGATCATCCAATAGCCTTAGCGTTAATAAAAGAAGCAGATGTCCCAGTCGCGGCACCAAGTGCAAACCGATCCGGAAAGCCGAGTCCAACCCAAGCTACACATGTATACCACGATCTTAAAGGAAGAATTAGTGGAATTGTAGATGGAGGTCAAACTGGGGTTGGTGTTGAATCAACGGTTGTGGATTGTACAGCAGCCATTCCAACAATCCTAAGACCTGGTGGAGTAACGAAGGAGCAATTGGAAGCCGTTGTTGGAAAAGTGGGTGTGGACCAGGCATTACTTGAAGAAGGCCATGCACCAAAGTCTCCTGGCATGAAATATACACATTATGCTCCAAACGCACCTGTTATTGTGGTTGATGGAAGCCGTTCATTTTTACAAACTCTCATTAACCAATACGAAAAGGACGGAAAAAAAGTAGGCGTGTTAACAACAGAGGAAGGGAAAAGTGAGCTTCTAGCTGCAAAGGTCATAGCATGCGGAACACGGGAAAACCTCCAAACTGTCGCAGCCAATCTTTATGATGTGTTAAGAAAATTTGATCAAGAGGATGTTGATCTTATTTTAAGTGAAAGTTTTCCACAGGCTGGTGTCGGTGAAGCTGTTATGAACAGGCTTTTAAAAGCAGCAGGAAACCAAGTTATTGTAGAAGAATAA
- a CDS encoding GNAT family N-acetyltransferase, translated as MLFQLKIAEEKDLGRLTDFIEKAGLSSEGLDHIIDYFVMLEDGNHEVVACIGVEPLNTHGLLRSLVVSDKLKQAHIVTLFQSIQTLAEKKGISSLYLVTNKEASVHFLTLMGFSQIESDVIPDEMLTLDHMSGSLEDPNAMIMVKSS; from the coding sequence ATGTTGTTTCAGTTAAAAATAGCAGAGGAAAAAGATCTTGGTAGATTAACAGATTTTATTGAGAAGGCAGGGCTTAGTTCAGAAGGTTTGGATCATATAATAGATTATTTTGTAATGTTGGAGGATGGTAATCATGAGGTTGTGGCCTGTATTGGGGTGGAACCGCTGAATACTCATGGATTGCTGCGGTCTCTTGTTGTTTCGGACAAGCTGAAGCAGGCACATATTGTGACACTTTTTCAAAGCATTCAAACGTTAGCGGAGAAAAAGGGAATCTCGAGTTTATACCTTGTTACAAACAAAGAAGCTTCTGTCCATTTTTTAACATTAATGGGCTTTAGTCAAATCGAATCCGATGTGATTCCGGATGAAATGTTAACCTTAGATCATATGAGTGGTTCACTTGAAGATCCAAATGCAATGATTATGGTGAAATCATCTTAA
- the spoIIR gene encoding stage II sporulation protein R, with the protein MKKQQLALIYIFLLFFGAIANVYKEPVEASTQEPVVIPDEAIRLRILANSNSDEDQELKRKVRDEVNKEITEWVAELTSVEAAEELIESRLPEIKNIVARVLKEENMEQEYTVDFDHDVSFPTKLYGNFIYPAGEYEAILISLGEAKGANWWCVLFPPLCFLDFSNGEAVQAEETEKTNEANKTTEEVASLVVDEEEDKQEVEVKFFLVEWFQGLFS; encoded by the coding sequence ATGAAAAAACAACAATTAGCACTTATATATATATTCTTATTATTCTTTGGGGCAATAGCAAATGTTTATAAAGAGCCGGTGGAAGCTAGCACACAGGAGCCGGTAGTGATACCAGATGAAGCAATTCGCTTACGAATTCTAGCAAATAGTAATTCTGATGAAGATCAAGAGTTAAAGAGAAAAGTTCGTGACGAAGTAAACAAGGAAATCACAGAATGGGTTGCAGAATTAACTTCAGTAGAAGCAGCTGAAGAGTTAATAGAATCAAGACTTCCAGAAATCAAAAACATCGTTGCACGTGTACTAAAGGAAGAAAATATGGAGCAAGAGTATACAGTAGATTTTGATCATGATGTAAGTTTTCCAACAAAGCTTTATGGTAACTTCATTTATCCAGCAGGTGAGTATGAAGCAATCTTAATCAGCCTTGGTGAGGCTAAGGGCGCTAACTGGTGGTGTGTCCTATTCCCGCCACTATGCTTCCTAGACTTCTCAAACGGAGAAGCCGTACAAGCCGAAGAAACAGAAAAAACAAACGAAGCAAACAAAACAACAGAAGAAGTTGCATCTCTAGTTGTCGACGAAGAAGAAGACAAACAAGAAGTAGAAGTAAAATTCTTTTTGGTAGAGTGGTTCCAAGGGTTGTTTTCGTAG
- the prmC gene encoding peptide chain release factor N(5)-glutamine methyltransferase — protein sequence MKFVYEALNWASSFLKEAGRDENAGELLLRHHLEMERATLLSNLRLVLSEKQIHAFQADVKKHAEGQPVQYLIGYEEFYGRRFIVNKEVLIPRPETEELVEGILHRASQHFEGEKELNVVDVGTGSGAIAITLALENPKFRVSAVDIAEESLQVAQQNSRELHAEVEWLHGDLLEPVKNKIDILVSNPPYIPDWEIETLSPVVKDHEPMRALAGGEDGLDFYRRLINDMRSLLNPKALIAFEIGAGQGKDVKALLEQALPIKAKVEVVYDINGKDRMVFATV from the coding sequence ATGAAATTTGTGTACGAAGCCCTGAACTGGGCTTCTTCTTTTTTAAAGGAAGCGGGAAGAGATGAAAATGCCGGAGAATTGTTACTACGACACCATCTAGAGATGGAGCGCGCAACATTATTGTCTAATTTGAGACTGGTCCTCTCAGAGAAGCAAATCCATGCATTTCAAGCGGATGTGAAAAAACATGCTGAAGGACAGCCTGTTCAATACTTAATCGGATATGAAGAGTTTTATGGCAGACGTTTTATTGTCAATAAAGAGGTATTAATACCACGGCCTGAAACAGAGGAGCTTGTTGAAGGGATTTTACATAGAGCCTCTCAGCATTTTGAAGGTGAGAAAGAACTAAATGTCGTCGATGTCGGGACGGGCAGTGGTGCCATTGCGATTACCTTGGCTCTTGAAAACCCGAAATTCCGTGTGTCAGCTGTTGATATTGCAGAGGAATCTCTTCAAGTAGCACAGCAAAACAGCAGAGAACTACATGCAGAAGTAGAGTGGCTTCACGGAGATTTACTAGAGCCTGTTAAAAATAAAATCGATATCTTAGTGTCAAATCCACCTTATATTCCAGATTGGGAAATCGAAACACTATCACCTGTTGTGAAGGATCATGAACCAATGCGCGCATTAGCTGGTGGAGAAGATGGTTTGGATTTTTATAGAAGGCTGATAAACGACATGAGAAGCTTGCTGAATCCCAAAGCGTTAATTGCGTTTGAAATTGGGGCGGGGCAAGGGAAGGATGTTAAGGCTCTTCTTGAACAAGCACTTCCAATAAAGGCAAAAGTGGAAGTTGTTTACGATATTAATGGTAAAGATCGCATGGTATTTGCAACAGTTTAA
- the prfA gene encoding peptide chain release factor 1, whose product MLDRLQSVEDRYEKLNQLLMDPDIINDSKKLREYSKEQSDLQETVEAYREYKEVREQISDTKSMLEEKLDAEMREMAKEELSELEEREEELTARLKLLLVPKDPNDDKNVIMEIRGAAGGDEAALFASDLYRMYSRFAEMQGWKTEVMEANATGTGGYKEIIFMINGKGAYSKLKFENGAHRVQRVPETESGGRIHTSTATVAVLPEAEEVEVEIHEKDIRVDTFASSGPGGQSVNTTMSAVRLTHLPTNTVVSCQDEKSQIKNKEKAMKVLRARVYDKFQQEAQAEYDQNRKLAVGTGDRSERIRTYNFPQNRVTDHRIGLTIQKLDQILEGKLDEVVEALIVEDQSSRLEAAED is encoded by the coding sequence GTGTTAGATCGTTTACAGTCGGTAGAAGACCGTTATGAAAAGTTAAATCAGCTTTTAATGGATCCAGATATTATTAACGATTCAAAAAAGCTACGTGAATATTCAAAAGAACAATCAGATTTACAAGAAACTGTGGAAGCTTACCGCGAATACAAAGAAGTCCGTGAGCAAATTTCTGATACAAAATCAATGCTTGAAGAGAAGCTTGATGCAGAGATGCGTGAAATGGCGAAGGAAGAGCTTTCCGAGTTAGAAGAACGTGAAGAAGAATTAACAGCTCGTCTTAAGCTTTTACTTGTTCCAAAAGATCCTAACGATGATAAAAACGTTATTATGGAGATCCGTGGAGCAGCAGGTGGAGATGAGGCTGCATTGTTTGCGTCCGATTTATACCGAATGTACAGCCGCTTCGCTGAGATGCAAGGCTGGAAAACAGAAGTAATGGAAGCGAACGCTACAGGTACTGGTGGCTATAAAGAGATTATCTTTATGATCAATGGGAAAGGTGCTTATTCAAAATTAAAATTTGAAAACGGTGCCCATCGTGTACAACGTGTTCCTGAAACAGAATCAGGCGGTCGTATCCATACGTCAACCGCGACAGTTGCTGTTTTACCAGAGGCTGAAGAAGTAGAAGTAGAAATCCATGAAAAAGATATTCGTGTTGATACGTTTGCATCAAGTGGTCCAGGAGGACAAAGTGTTAATACAACAATGTCAGCTGTTCGTTTAACACATTTACCAACTAATACTGTTGTATCGTGTCAGGATGAAAAATCACAAATCAAAAACAAAGAAAAAGCGATGAAGGTCCTTCGTGCTCGTGTTTATGATAAATTCCAGCAAGAAGCACAAGCTGAGTACGATCAAAACCGTAAGCTTGCGGTTGGAACTGGTGACCGTTCAGAGCGTATTCGAACATATAACTTCCCGCAAAACCGAGTAACAGACCACCGAATCGGTTTAACGATTCAAAAGCTTGATCAAATTCTTGAAGGTAAGCTTGACGAAGTCGTAGAAGCACTTATCGTTGAAGATCAATCAAGCCGCCTTGAAGCTGCGGAAGATTAA
- the gloA2 gene encoding SMU1112c/YaeR family gloxylase I-like metalloprotein translates to MKINKIHHVAIICSDYEKSKRFYTEVLGFPVLSEVYREERKSYKLDLIVHDTYQIELFSFPDPPSRPNQPEAAGLRHLAFEVDNIDEAVSELVGKGVEVEEIRIDPFTDKKYTFFKDPDGLPLELYEG, encoded by the coding sequence ATGAAAATTAATAAAATCCACCATGTTGCGATTATTTGTTCTGATTATGAAAAATCAAAGAGGTTTTACACAGAGGTACTTGGGTTTCCTGTTTTATCGGAAGTTTATCGTGAAGAACGGAAGTCTTATAAATTAGATTTGATTGTTCATGACACCTATCAAATTGAACTATTTTCTTTCCCAGATCCCCCTAGCAGACCTAACCAGCCTGAAGCAGCAGGTCTACGCCACCTCGCTTTTGAAGTGGACAACATTGATGAAGCCGTGTCTGAGTTAGTAGGAAAAGGTGTCGAAGTAGAAGAAATTCGGATCGATCCATTTACCGACAAAAAGTACACATTTTTTAAAGATCCGGATGGACTTCCGTTGGAGTTGTATGAGGGGTGA
- the nikE gene encoding nickel import ATP-binding protein NikE: MSLLQVNNVTHSYGSQSFFKWKDRSKKVLSDISFSIEEGTCLGMLGSSGAGKSTLGKVILGLERPQKGEILFQGQDLYSIEKRTLHKIRRDLQVVFQDSYSSVNPRMTAERIIAEPLENYEKLTVNEQKRTIIELLERVGLSEQDLKKYPNQFSGGQLQRINIARAISLKPRLIVLDESVSSLDMVTQTLVLELLKELKKDFGLSYFFITHDIKAAYEISDKMGLLEKGELVELYHDKTQFFTSNHPVAKEMRNSILAEHPRNRTVRDSGSFGDKGTGPAYRILRQRRDGGTGSLTRL; this comes from the coding sequence ATGAGTTTATTACAAGTAAATAACGTAACTCATAGCTACGGATCTCAATCATTTTTTAAATGGAAAGATCGTTCGAAAAAGGTCCTTTCCGATATTTCTTTTTCTATTGAAGAAGGAACCTGTCTTGGGATGCTTGGATCAAGCGGGGCTGGTAAAAGCACTTTAGGTAAAGTAATACTTGGATTAGAACGACCACAAAAAGGTGAAATTCTTTTTCAGGGCCAAGATCTTTATAGCATTGAAAAGCGTACTCTTCATAAAATTCGCCGAGATCTTCAAGTAGTATTCCAGGATTCCTATTCTTCTGTTAATCCTCGAATGACGGCAGAGCGTATTATTGCAGAGCCTCTAGAAAACTACGAAAAGCTAACGGTGAATGAACAAAAGCGAACGATTATTGAGTTGCTAGAAAGAGTAGGTTTAAGCGAACAGGACCTAAAAAAATACCCGAACCAATTTAGCGGTGGCCAATTGCAGAGAATTAATATTGCACGAGCCATCTCTCTAAAGCCAAGGTTGATCGTATTAGATGAATCTGTAAGCAGTCTTGATATGGTCACTCAAACACTTGTTTTAGAATTACTAAAAGAATTAAAGAAAGACTTTGGCTTATCTTACTTCTTTATTACACATGACATAAAAGCAGCATATGAAATTAGCGATAAAATGGGTTTACTGGAAAAAGGAGAACTCGTAGAACTCTACCACGACAAAACTCAATTCTTCACCTCAAACCATCCTGTCGCAAAGGAAATGAGAAACTCTATCCTTGCCGAGCACCCACGAAACCGCACAGTAAGGGATAGCGGCTCGTTTGGTGACAAAGGGACGGGTCCCGCGTACAGGATCCTACGACAAAGAAGGGACGGAGGGACAGGTTCCCTGACCCGCTTATAG
- the nikD gene encoding nickel import ATP-binding protein NikD — translation MRRLETEQSNVLQVKDLHVKVKTKNSELSLVHGLNFELKRGSVLGLVGESGCGKTVTSMAILQLLDRKTSTIEGSITLQGRELNGLDDKDMRKIRGKDIAFIMQNPMNAFTPVFTIGHQFVETIRSHTNCHKKQAIELAIEAMNSVNLPDPAKLLKSYPFQLSGGMLQRVMIAIAACTHPAVIIADEPTTALDVKNQKTVLGHLDSIRSKYGSAILLISHDLGVISEMADDVAVMQNGRIVEKADVFQLFDEPQHEYTKKLLQARPLLHVNETVF, via the coding sequence ATGAGAAGGTTGGAAACAGAACAGTCAAATGTGCTACAGGTTAAAGATTTACATGTGAAGGTGAAAACGAAGAATAGTGAGCTTTCTCTAGTTCATGGCCTTAATTTTGAACTAAAGCGTGGAAGTGTTCTTGGTCTTGTTGGAGAAAGTGGATGCGGTAAAACCGTTACAAGTATGGCTATTCTTCAGCTTCTTGACAGAAAAACGTCAACAATTGAAGGAAGTATCACATTACAAGGTCGTGAATTGAACGGTTTAGATGACAAAGACATGCGTAAGATACGTGGCAAGGATATCGCGTTTATTATGCAAAACCCAATGAATGCTTTTACACCTGTTTTTACAATTGGCCATCAATTTGTTGAAACGATTCGCTCTCATACAAATTGTCATAAAAAACAAGCAATAGAGCTTGCGATTGAAGCAATGAATTCTGTTAATCTACCTGACCCTGCCAAACTGCTAAAATCCTATCCTTTTCAATTAAGCGGAGGTATGCTTCAACGTGTGATGATTGCCATTGCAGCATGTACCCATCCAGCTGTTATTATTGCTGACGAACCAACTACCGCACTCGATGTTAAAAATCAAAAAACAGTGTTGGGTCATTTAGATTCAATTCGTTCTAAATATGGTTCGGCTATTCTGTTAATCTCCCATGATCTAGGGGTGATCTCAGAAATGGCAGACGACGTAGCGGTCATGCAAAATGGTAGAATTGTTGAAAAAGCAGATGTGTTTCAGCTATTTGATGAGCCGCAGCATGAATATACAAAGAAACTATTGCAGGCACGCCCACTACTACATGTAAACGAAACTGTCTTTTGA
- the nikC gene encoding nickel ABC transporter permease subunit NikC: protein MIRRIRQMFINQKIIPICSVILGILFFIAIFAPWIAPNDPIAVNIVNKLQAPSWEYPLGTDQLGRCNLSRILYGARISLGFALLIFISSILIGLIVGTFSGYKGGWIDHVLMRFCDGVMAFPNLILVLGLVGIFGPGLTQVIIAIMLVQWVYYARMFRGMVLSLKEQNFIAAAKVSGSSQWKIIKNHIVPNVLPPLVVMGTLEMGWAIMDISAMSFLGLGVQAPTPEWGAMIHEGKSYIRTNPELMLYPGLFIMVVIVTFNLLGEALSERYGVKRRF, encoded by the coding sequence ATGATAAGAAGAATACGTCAAATGTTCATCAATCAAAAAATAATTCCGATCTGCTCGGTTATTTTAGGTATTCTTTTCTTCATTGCCATATTTGCTCCTTGGATTGCACCTAATGATCCGATTGCTGTTAATATAGTGAATAAATTACAGGCTCCATCATGGGAATATCCTTTAGGGACAGATCAGCTAGGAAGATGCAATTTATCAAGAATTTTATATGGTGCCCGTATATCACTAGGTTTTGCCCTTTTAATTTTTATCTCATCGATTCTAATTGGCCTGATTGTTGGAACCTTTTCGGGGTATAAAGGCGGTTGGATTGATCATGTTTTAATGAGATTTTGTGATGGCGTGATGGCTTTTCCGAACCTGATCCTTGTTCTTGGTCTTGTCGGTATTTTTGGACCTGGACTGACACAAGTTATTATCGCCATTATGCTTGTGCAATGGGTCTATTATGCGCGGATGTTCCGGGGAATGGTCCTAAGCTTAAAGGAGCAAAACTTTATTGCTGCTGCAAAGGTGAGTGGCTCTTCTCAATGGAAGATTATTAAAAATCATATTGTTCCAAATGTACTTCCACCACTTGTTGTGATGGGGACATTAGAAATGGGCTGGGCAATTATGGATATATCAGCCATGTCGTTTCTCGGATTGGGCGTTCAGGCTCCTACACCAGAGTGGGGGGCAATGATTCATGAAGGAAAGTCATATATACGGACGAATCCTGAATTAATGCTCTATCCAGGTTTGTTTATAATGGTAGTAATCGTTACATTCAATTTATTAGGCGAAGCATTGTCAGAGCGTTACGGTGTAAAACGTAGATTTTAA
- the nikB gene encoding nickel ABC transporter permease subunit NikB produces the protein MGTFILKRMFSIVPVFLLAALVTTGMIHLSPVDPAEAYLTAAHIQPTDELLEQKRQEFGLDQPFFIQYVNSIMKICQLDFGISYVTNKPVWDEVITRIPATIQLALGSILIAILVSVPLGFFAGIKKNSVIDHFSRFLSFIGASIPSFWLGYLFIFFFSVKLDLFPVEGTGTWQHLVLPSVTLALPLIAIYTRLLRASVLENINEPYVLYARTRGIKEKTIMAKHVLRIAISPMITGLGMNLGKLLTGTIIVEAVFSWPGFGRYFIEAIFNRDIPVIQCYVLIGASLFIISNLLVDVIQMVIDPRISRKVGYKQ, from the coding sequence ATGGGCACTTTTATTTTAAAGCGAATGTTCTCGATCGTTCCGGTTTTTCTTTTGGCAGCACTTGTGACAACCGGAATGATTCACCTTTCACCGGTAGACCCGGCTGAGGCTTATTTAACTGCGGCCCATATTCAACCAACTGATGAGCTTTTGGAACAAAAAAGACAAGAGTTTGGCTTAGATCAGCCATTTTTCATTCAATATGTAAATTCTATTATGAAGATATGCCAGCTTGACTTTGGCATATCTTATGTTACGAATAAGCCTGTTTGGGATGAGGTCATCACTCGAATACCAGCTACCATTCAGCTAGCACTAGGAAGTATTTTAATAGCGATCCTCGTTAGTGTTCCTCTTGGCTTTTTTGCTGGAATAAAGAAAAATAGCGTTATCGATCATTTTAGTCGATTTCTTTCCTTTATAGGGGCATCCATCCCCTCTTTTTGGCTTGGATATCTTTTTATATTTTTCTTTTCAGTAAAGCTCGATCTTTTTCCGGTTGAAGGTACTGGAACGTGGCAACATCTTGTTCTTCCTTCCGTAACCCTGGCTCTTCCGTTAATTGCAATTTACACAAGATTGCTACGTGCTAGTGTGCTTGAAAATATAAATGAGCCTTATGTGCTTTATGCGAGAACGAGGGGGATTAAGGAGAAAACAATTATGGCAAAGCATGTGTTAAGAATTGCCATTTCACCGATGATTACCGGGTTAGGAATGAACCTTGGAAAACTTTTAACAGGTACCATTATCGTTGAAGCTGTTTTTTCTTGGCCTGGCTTTGGTCGTTACTTTATTGAAGCAATTTTTAATCGTGATATACCGGTTATTCAGTGCTATGTGTTAATTGGAGCAAGTTTGTTTATTATTAGTAATTTACTAGTAGATGTGATTCAAATGGTGATAGACCCTCGCATTTCCAGGAAAGTAGGCTACAAGCAATGA
- the nikA gene encoding nickel ABC transporter substrate-binding protein, whose protein sequence is MQHHRKVLLLSVFILILSTMLFGCANNNEEVVSSEEKSEKNMLTFAWPRDIGEMNPHVYNPSQLFAQSMVYEPLVSYQEGGELKPHLAESWDISEDGKEYTFHLREGVKFSDGTSFNAEVVKKNFDTILNHLDMHSWLGFLSKIASTEVVDEHTFKLTLTEAYYPTIQELAVVRPVRFLGEAGFPEDGDTSKGVVEPVGTGPWVLDDYKVDEYAVFKRNEEYWGELPKEEKITVKIIPDAETRVLAFEKGEIDLLYGEGTISLDAFKQLESTESYESSISEPVATRQLVINSKKEQLSDEKVRQALHYAFNKEALVEGVTSGYEEKADYILPTNLPYTKDNGAAVIDYDVEKAKSLLDEAGWTLSEGETVREKDGQPLEIELMYDSAELIQKTMAEVIQSEWAAIGVKLNIVGVELTEQVQRFKDNEFDVNFFSNYGAPYDPHTFLNIVASEGFGFNEAISAYPNKAEILKQIAEVPQTTDEAQRQQLYTSILTSIQEQGAIIPISYIKKTAIYQKDVTNFTFPANRDEHPFTNISIE, encoded by the coding sequence GTGCAACATCATCGTAAAGTTCTACTATTATCTGTATTTATTTTGATTTTATCGACAATGTTATTTGGGTGTGCAAATAACAATGAAGAAGTTGTGAGCTCAGAGGAAAAAAGCGAAAAGAATATGCTTACGTTCGCTTGGCCTAGAGATATAGGGGAAATGAATCCACATGTGTATAATCCTTCACAATTATTTGCGCAATCAATGGTATATGAACCATTAGTGAGCTACCAAGAGGGTGGAGAGCTAAAACCTCATCTTGCAGAGTCTTGGGATATTTCTGAAGATGGTAAGGAATATACGTTTCATCTTCGTGAAGGTGTAAAGTTCTCTGATGGAACAAGCTTTAATGCTGAAGTTGTGAAAAAGAATTTTGATACCATTTTAAATCATTTAGATATGCATAGCTGGTTAGGTTTTCTATCTAAAATTGCTTCAACTGAAGTTGTTGATGAACATACATTCAAGCTAACTTTAACAGAAGCTTATTATCCAACAATTCAGGAATTGGCTGTTGTAAGACCAGTTCGCTTCTTAGGCGAAGCAGGGTTTCCTGAGGATGGTGATACTTCAAAAGGTGTAGTCGAACCAGTCGGAACAGGTCCATGGGTGCTAGATGACTATAAAGTAGATGAATATGCTGTTTTCAAGCGTAATGAAGAGTACTGGGGTGAGCTTCCGAAAGAAGAAAAAATTACTGTGAAAATCATTCCTGATGCCGAAACAAGAGTGCTAGCGTTTGAAAAAGGTGAAATCGATCTCCTGTATGGAGAAGGAACAATTAGTTTAGATGCTTTCAAACAGTTAGAATCAACAGAAAGCTATGAGTCTAGTATTTCTGAGCCAGTTGCAACAAGACAGCTTGTGATCAATTCGAAAAAAGAACAGCTTTCTGATGAAAAAGTGCGTCAAGCTTTACACTACGCTTTTAATAAGGAAGCTTTAGTTGAGGGTGTTACGTCAGGGTATGAAGAAAAAGCAGATTATATCCTGCCAACAAACTTACCTTATACAAAAGACAATGGTGCAGCTGTCATTGATTATGATGTAGAAAAAGCAAAATCGTTATTAGACGAAGCAGGCTGGACGCTTTCTGAAGGAGAAACAGTTCGTGAAAAAGATGGACAACCCCTTGAAATTGAGCTAATGTATGATTCAGCAGAACTAATTCAAAAAACAATGGCTGAAGTTATTCAATCTGAATGGGCAGCAATTGGTGTAAAATTAAACATTGTAGGAGTTGAACTAACTGAGCAGGTTCAACGCTTTAAGGATAATGAATTTGATGTGAATTTCTTTAGTAACTATGGAGCTCCTTATGACCCACATACGTTCTTAAACATTGTTGCGTCAGAAGGGTTTGGATTTAATGAGGCAATATCAGCTTATCCAAACAAAGCTGAAATATTAAAACAAATTGCAGAGGTTCCTCAGACAACTGATGAGGCACAACGTCAGCAGCTATATACATCAATCTTAACATCGATACAAGAACAGGGAGCGATTATTCCTATTTCTTATATTAAGAAAACAGCAATCTATCAAAAGGATGTAACGAACTTTACTTTCCCTGCTAATCGTGATGAGCATCCATTTACAAACATTAGCATTGAGTAG